A DNA window from Undibacterium sp. YM2 contains the following coding sequences:
- a CDS encoding dual specificity protein phosphatase family protein, with product MDNYLCKTPDKRSGPRLAVLVCAALLLTAPVAHAQETRPADWASPVAEAQNLFRVNQDFYRSAQLESKDVAMLQTLGIKTVVSLRSFHSDTGIFKDTGIKLQRIGINTWNINDSNVISALRAIKAAEKDGPVLLHCMHGADRTGLVTAMYRILYQAWSKEKALEELMKGGYGYHSMWKNIPEYLKNVNIEKIREGVNKP from the coding sequence CACCCGATAAGCGCTCAGGTCCCCGCCTTGCAGTACTGGTTTGCGCTGCCTTACTGCTGACTGCACCTGTCGCACATGCGCAAGAAACCAGGCCTGCTGACTGGGCTAGCCCCGTGGCGGAAGCGCAAAATCTGTTCCGCGTCAATCAGGACTTTTACCGCAGCGCCCAACTGGAGAGCAAAGATGTTGCCATGCTACAGACGCTGGGTATCAAGACCGTGGTCAGCCTGCGTTCCTTCCATTCAGACACCGGCATCTTCAAAGATACAGGCATCAAGCTGCAACGCATAGGTATCAATACCTGGAACATCAATGACAGCAATGTCATCTCTGCCCTGCGTGCCATCAAGGCAGCAGAGAAGGATGGCCCGGTACTTTTGCATTGCATGCATGGGGCTGACCGCACCGGCCTGGTGACTGCGATGTACCGCATCCTGTATCAGGCCTGGAGCAAAGAGAAGGCCCTGGAAGAGCTGATGAAAGGTGGCTATGGCTACCACAGCATGTGGAAAAATATCCCTGAATATCTAAAAAACGTGAACATAGAAAAAATACGCGAAGGTGTGAACAAACCATGA
- a CDS encoding SRPBCC family protein, protein MKHTTVLTGITASLLALSSTQAAQLDASKFSETQVQLIDQSKADSNGKTFAAGTILNAPVAKVCATIQAYEDYPSFMPNTAKAKVTRQADESALVDFTLNLPLGKVKKYRLKMTPKVSPATCNLSWKLQPWEGLRQEETIADTSGYWELTPLADNPAKTVVKYQVFTDPGPVPMGLGWIVDSMSKDSIPKMMDALRTKLRW, encoded by the coding sequence ATGAAGCACACAACTGTTTTAACCGGTATCACTGCCAGTTTGCTGGCGCTATCGAGCACACAAGCAGCCCAACTGGACGCCAGCAAGTTTTCTGAAACCCAGGTGCAGTTAATTGACCAGAGCAAGGCGGACAGCAATGGCAAAACCTTTGCCGCAGGTACTATCCTGAATGCCCCAGTCGCCAAGGTCTGCGCCACCATACAGGCGTATGAAGATTACCCGAGCTTCATGCCGAATACCGCCAAGGCAAAAGTCACACGCCAAGCCGATGAATCTGCCCTGGTCGATTTCACCCTGAACCTGCCACTGGGGAAAGTGAAAAAATACCGCCTCAAGATGACACCCAAAGTCAGCCCTGCCACATGCAACCTGAGCTGGAAACTGCAGCCATGGGAAGGCCTGAGGCAGGAAGAAACCATCGCTGATACCTCAGGTTATTGGGAACTCACTCCTTTGGCAGATAATCCAGCCAAGACTGTCGTCAAATACCAGGTGTTCACCGACCCGGGGCCAGTGCCCATGGGCCTGGGCTGGATAGTCGATAGCATGAGCAAGGACAGCATACCCAAGATGATGGATGCACTCAGAACCAAGCTGCGTTGGTGA